A genomic window from Pseudoalteromonas piratica includes:
- the murD gene encoding UDP-N-acetylmuramoyl-L-alanine--D-glutamate ligase — translation MNYLDELKNKRITVLGLGVSGLSTMRFFARKNIDFSVVDSRETPPNLAVAEQLATRVHFGALTDSVFNDAELIVISPGIALSNMYIQDAIARGVEVIGDVELFARLNTKPVYAVTGSNGKSSVVTLTYDVLNQAGFDVALAGNIGTPVLDVVDQDFDYYVLELSSFQLETTHSLICEASCVLNISEDHMDRYDSLADYVNAKQRIHLHSKLAVLNLDDELTYTAHQPQVSFGIKQGDLYLLDGAFNIDGQKQLQTSELKVIGIHNQLNALAVMALLSRLNLSSEIYKRAFNQFSGLAHRCQLVAEDNGVIYVNDSKATNVGATQAALMSLANGKNIILLAGGVGKGADFSPLKSEISSYVKQLITFGEDKEKIAALSENSKQVESLEIAVKEAKESAVSGDIVLLAPACASFDMFKSFEHRGEVFSELVRKVVNA, via the coding sequence ATGAATTATTTAGACGAACTGAAAAACAAAAGAATTACAGTGCTTGGGTTGGGAGTTTCCGGCCTGAGCACAATGCGTTTTTTTGCTCGTAAAAATATTGATTTTAGTGTGGTAGATAGCCGTGAGACACCTCCGAATTTAGCGGTTGCAGAGCAACTGGCTACTCGAGTTCACTTCGGTGCTTTAACAGACTCGGTGTTTAATGATGCTGAACTGATTGTTATCAGCCCGGGTATAGCATTATCAAATATGTATATACAAGATGCGATAGCACGAGGTGTTGAAGTAATTGGGGACGTCGAGCTCTTTGCAAGGCTCAACACTAAACCTGTATATGCCGTTACAGGCTCTAATGGTAAATCGTCTGTTGTTACACTTACTTATGATGTTTTAAATCAAGCAGGATTTGATGTCGCCTTAGCTGGCAATATTGGCACACCTGTTTTAGATGTTGTTGATCAAGATTTTGATTATTATGTTTTGGAGCTTTCAAGCTTTCAATTAGAGACAACCCATTCATTGATATGCGAAGCAAGTTGTGTGCTTAATATTAGCGAAGACCATATGGATCGTTACGATAGCCTTGCAGACTATGTTAATGCTAAACAGCGTATTCATTTACATAGCAAACTTGCAGTGCTTAACCTCGATGACGAATTAACGTATACAGCGCATCAACCTCAAGTTAGTTTTGGCATTAAACAGGGGGATTTGTACTTATTAGACGGTGCTTTTAACATTGATGGTCAAAAACAACTCCAGACCAGTGAATTAAAAGTAATTGGTATTCACAACCAGTTAAATGCTTTAGCTGTAATGGCTTTGTTATCTCGGTTAAATCTTTCCTCTGAAATTTATAAGCGTGCATTTAATCAATTCTCAGGGTTGGCACACCGCTGCCAACTGGTTGCAGAAGATAATGGGGTAATTTATGTTAATGACTCTAAAGCGACTAATGTCGGCGCAACTCAAGCAGCATTGATGAGCTTAGCAAATGGCAAAAATATCATTTTACTCGCTGGTGGTGTGGGTAAAGGTGCTGATTTTTCGCCACTAAAATCTGAAATTTCGAGCTATGTAAAACAGTTAATTACCTTTGGTGAAGATAAAGAGAAAATCGCCGCTTTAAGTGAAAATAGCAAACAAGTTGAATCACTCGAAATAGCTGTAAAAGAAGCAAAAGAAAGCGCTGTTTCAGGTGATATTGTGCTGCTAGCGCCTGCCTGTGCAAGCTTTGATATGTTTAAAAGCTTTGAGCATCGCGGCGAAGTGTTTAGTGAGCTTGTGCGCAAGGTGGTAAACGCATGA
- a CDS encoding UDP-N-acetylmuramoyl-tripeptide--D-alanyl-D-alanine ligase produces the protein MISADLNWIADVLGVSYQGENTPFSTIVTDSRQLQAGEVFLALKGPNFDGHKFAKTAQELGAKALIVEALQDVDMPQFVVENTRLALGKLGAAVMAHVKPKTVAMTGSVGKTTVKEMTAAILSQLGEVLATNGNFNNDIGVPLTLLRLEEKHQYAVIELGANHLGEIAYTTDLVKPQVAAITNVAEAHLEGFGDLFGVARAKGEIFLGLPDNGVAVVNADSEFIDYWLARLEDKQVTQFSATKQKDIWAENIELDDFGRAQFNLVYKGESVPVKLPIPGSHNVTNSLVAAALVLPLGVSLSEVASGLSNMPQVKGRVNIIEVSDDLTLIDDSYNANPGSVRAAIDLLSGINGEKILVLGDMAELGEDARVYHQEVGEYAQNKGIDHVYTLGVLSQSASDVFEQPGRHFSTREKLVEALKQALSGHLASNNERTTILIKGSRSSRMELLVDELNNKKGEQSC, from the coding sequence ATGATTTCGGCTGATCTCAATTGGATAGCGGATGTCTTAGGTGTGTCTTACCAAGGTGAAAATACACCATTTTCAACAATCGTAACTGATTCTCGCCAACTGCAGGCTGGTGAAGTTTTTTTAGCACTGAAAGGGCCAAACTTTGATGGCCATAAATTTGCCAAAACAGCGCAAGAGCTTGGTGCCAAAGCATTGATTGTAGAAGCGCTTCAAGATGTCGATATGCCACAGTTTGTTGTTGAAAATACGCGTCTTGCACTTGGCAAATTAGGCGCTGCGGTTATGGCTCACGTAAAACCAAAAACAGTCGCTATGACAGGCAGTGTGGGCAAAACCACAGTTAAAGAGATGACAGCCGCAATTTTGTCGCAACTCGGTGAGGTGCTAGCGACCAATGGTAATTTTAATAATGATATAGGTGTACCCCTAACCCTATTACGTCTTGAAGAAAAACATCAATATGCCGTGATTGAACTCGGTGCAAATCACTTAGGTGAAATTGCCTACACCACAGATCTAGTGAAACCTCAGGTTGCAGCTATTACCAATGTTGCTGAAGCTCATTTAGAAGGTTTTGGTGATTTATTTGGCGTTGCACGTGCTAAAGGTGAAATTTTCTTAGGCTTACCAGATAACGGTGTTGCGGTTGTTAACGCTGACAGTGAGTTTATTGATTATTGGTTAGCACGACTTGAAGATAAACAGGTCACGCAATTTTCCGCGACTAAACAAAAGGATATTTGGGCTGAAAACATTGAGCTAGATGATTTTGGTCGAGCACAATTTAACCTTGTTTATAAAGGTGAATCTGTACCTGTTAAGTTGCCAATTCCAGGTTCACATAATGTAACAAATAGTCTTGTTGCCGCAGCATTAGTGTTACCTCTTGGAGTTAGTCTTTCTGAGGTAGCGTCGGGTCTAAGTAACATGCCGCAGGTCAAGGGGCGCGTTAACATTATTGAAGTATCAGACGATTTAACATTAATTGATGACAGCTATAATGCAAACCCTGGTTCTGTTCGTGCTGCCATTGATCTACTCAGTGGGATCAATGGTGAAAAAATCCTTGTTTTAGGCGATATGGCTGAACTTGGAGAAGATGCACGTGTCTATCACCAAGAAGTTGGCGAATACGCCCAAAATAAAGGCATTGACCATGTATATACATTAGGTGTGTTGAGTCAATCAGCAAGTGATGTATTTGAACAGCCTGGGCGCCACTTCTCAACACGTGAAAAACTCGTTGAAGCTTTAAAGCAGGCTTTATCAGGCCACCTAGCTAGTAATAACGAACGCACAACAATACTCATAAAAGGTTCGCGCAGTTCTCGCATGGAATTGTTAGTAGACGAGCTAAATAATAAGAAAGGTGAACAGTCATGTTAA
- a CDS encoding peptidoglycan D,D-transpeptidase FtsI family protein produces the protein MKRNNPKPKQGAIIRWRYLLVCATVFAVFATLVARAAYIQVIEPDFAVSESDKRTVRVEKVNVQRGLILDRHGNELAISVPVVSVYGDPKQLDKALTAKAYSLTRKHARENQLDLKQAVAALDKDPARLAQQKEEIYNSDSRWQDLAEVLRLQKPLVDGKLTSDSSRRFVYLKRQVTPPVARYISELKLPGIYLLDESKRFYPAGEVTAHVLGFTNIDGEGIEGIEKLYNEALTGEAGKRTIRKDAQGREIEILDERARIEPENIQLSIDQRIQSLAYRSLKSAVLSYKATSGSAMVVDVHTGEVLAMVNSPSFNPNNLKNAAPHKRRNRAITDLFEPGSTMKPISVLAGLEYGTIDHDSVIKTKGWMRVGGSIVTDGKNNGPMDLRTILQKSSNVGVSKIAQTMPKQDFIGFFQRLGFGEETGTGMVGESDGLFTPHGRWSDFEVATLSYGYRISVSTAQMARAYAAIGSGGINRPLTILKQNGKVHGERVFEKRNAYAVLEMMESVFERGGTATRVKLDGYRVGGKTGTSKKAAFGGYGDEYVGYFAGIAPVSDPRLAVVVMINEPAGDVYYGGDVAGPAFSEIMSGSLRILNVAPDLEAVAQLNQRRDYVTY, from the coding sequence ATGAAACGAAATAACCCAAAACCTAAACAAGGCGCAATAATTCGCTGGCGATACCTACTTGTGTGCGCCACCGTTTTTGCAGTATTTGCCACCCTTGTTGCTCGTGCTGCATATATTCAGGTGATTGAGCCTGATTTTGCTGTGTCTGAGAGTGATAAACGTACAGTACGTGTTGAAAAAGTGAATGTACAACGAGGCCTGATTTTAGATCGCCACGGTAATGAGCTTGCGATTAGTGTACCTGTAGTAAGTGTTTATGGCGATCCAAAACAACTTGATAAAGCATTAACTGCAAAGGCTTATAGCTTAACCCGTAAGCATGCCCGAGAAAATCAATTAGATCTTAAACAAGCTGTTGCTGCACTTGATAAGGACCCCGCACGGTTAGCACAGCAAAAAGAAGAAATTTATAATAGCGATTCACGTTGGCAGGATTTAGCAGAAGTGCTGCGCCTGCAAAAACCACTTGTTGATGGCAAATTAACAAGTGATAGCTCACGTCGCTTTGTTTATTTAAAACGCCAAGTTACGCCGCCTGTTGCACGCTATATTTCTGAACTTAAATTACCGGGTATTTATCTGCTAGATGAATCAAAACGCTTTTACCCTGCGGGTGAAGTGACGGCACATGTTTTAGGCTTCACCAATATCGATGGCGAAGGCATCGAAGGCATTGAAAAGCTTTACAATGAAGCACTGACAGGTGAAGCAGGCAAGCGCACTATTCGTAAAGATGCGCAAGGACGAGAAATTGAAATTTTAGATGAGCGTGCGCGCATTGAACCTGAGAATATTCAGCTGAGCATTGATCAGCGTATTCAATCATTGGCTTATCGTTCCCTGAAATCTGCCGTATTAAGCTATAAGGCCACTTCGGGTAGTGCCATGGTTGTTGATGTGCATACTGGTGAAGTGTTAGCGATGGTGAATAGCCCGTCATTTAATCCAAACAATTTAAAAAATGCGGCACCGCATAAACGCCGTAACCGTGCAATTACTGATTTATTTGAGCCGGGCTCAACGATGAAACCTATTTCAGTTTTAGCTGGCTTAGAATATGGCACTATTGACCATGATAGCGTGATAAAAACCAAAGGTTGGATGCGTGTTGGCGGTAGTATTGTTACAGATGGTAAGAATAATGGCCCAATGGATTTGCGTACAATTTTGCAAAAATCGTCAAATGTGGGTGTATCAAAAATAGCGCAAACCATGCCAAAACAAGATTTCATCGGTTTCTTCCAACGTTTAGGTTTTGGTGAAGAAACTGGAACAGGCATGGTAGGTGAAAGTGATGGCTTGTTTACACCACATGGACGTTGGTCAGATTTTGAAGTTGCAACGCTTTCGTATGGCTATCGCATTTCAGTTAGTACCGCGCAAATGGCACGTGCTTATGCAGCTATTGGTTCTGGTGGTATTAATCGCCCGCTAACTATTCTAAAACAAAATGGCAAGGTGCATGGCGAGCGTGTATTTGAAAAACGTAATGCATATGCAGTACTTGAAATGATGGAAAGCGTATTTGAGCGAGGCGGTACCGCAACACGCGTTAAACTTGATGGCTACCGTGTGGGTGGAAAAACCGGTACCTCTAAAAAAGCCGCATTTGGTGGTTATGGTGATGAATATGTTGGCTACTTCGCAGGCATAGCCCCTGTATCCGATCCGCGCTTAGCTGTTGTTGTAATGATTAACGAGCCAGCCGGTGATGTTTATTATGGTGGCGATGTTGCTGGCCCTGCATTTTCTGAAATTATGTCTGGCTCGCTTCGTATTCTTAATGTTGCACCTGATTTAGAAGCGGTCGCACAACTTAATCAACGGCGAGACTATGTTACCTATTGA
- the murC gene encoding UDP-N-acetylmuramate--L-alanine ligase: MRRINTIHFIGIGGAGMGGIAEVLLHLGYSITGSDINRGAMTERLTKAGAKVFIGHQEKNVENADVVVVSSAIDETNPEIICAKEKHIPIVRRAEMLAELMRFRQGIAVAGTHGKTTTTSLVASIFAKAELDPTFVIGGLLNSAGTNAKLGSGQYLIAEADESDASFLHLNPMISIITNIEADHMDTYQGDFENMKDTYIEFIHNLPFYGLAVACIDDPVVRELLPRFSRKYVSYGESEDADYQLLNFSQTASSSAFDVVLPNGESLAITLNLPGKHNALNATAAIAVAYEEGVDESAIKAALREFEGIGRRFQHYGEFNNEAGSVMLVDDYGHHPSEVAATIKAAKQGWPDKRLVMAYQPHRFTRTRDLYEEFVDVLNQVDELLLLEVYAAGEEPIVGADSKSLCRSLRQRGKEPRYIASPQELFPALAEVLKDNDLVLTQGAGNIGQLVKQIAETEMNITKLKQVAQ, from the coding sequence ATGAGACGTATTAACACTATCCATTTTATCGGGATTGGTGGTGCAGGTATGGGTGGCATTGCGGAAGTATTGTTGCATTTAGGATATTCAATTACGGGTTCCGACATTAACCGCGGTGCCATGACCGAGCGTTTGACCAAGGCGGGTGCAAAGGTGTTTATTGGTCATCAGGAAAAAAATGTTGAAAATGCCGATGTTGTAGTCGTTTCAAGTGCGATTGATGAGACTAATCCAGAGATTATATGTGCTAAAGAAAAGCATATCCCTATTGTTCGACGTGCTGAGATGCTCGCTGAATTGATGCGTTTTAGACAGGGTATAGCGGTTGCTGGAACACACGGTAAAACCACGACCACAAGTTTAGTTGCAAGTATTTTTGCTAAGGCTGAACTTGACCCAACGTTTGTTATTGGCGGCTTATTAAATAGTGCCGGTACGAATGCAAAATTGGGTAGTGGTCAGTATTTGATTGCTGAAGCAGATGAGAGTGACGCAAGCTTTTTACACTTGAATCCCATGATCAGTATTATCACTAATATCGAAGCGGATCATATGGATACGTATCAAGGTGACTTTGAAAACATGAAAGACACCTACATTGAATTTATCCATAACCTCCCTTTTTATGGCTTAGCCGTAGCTTGTATAGACGACCCTGTAGTAAGAGAATTATTGCCACGCTTTAGCCGAAAATATGTATCGTATGGTGAATCAGAGGATGCAGATTATCAACTACTTAACTTTTCTCAAACGGCAAGTAGTAGTGCATTTGACGTGGTATTACCAAATGGGGAATCACTTGCGATCACTTTAAACTTACCAGGTAAACATAATGCTCTAAATGCAACTGCAGCGATTGCTGTTGCTTATGAAGAAGGTGTTGATGAAAGTGCAATTAAAGCTGCGCTTAGAGAGTTTGAAGGGATCGGTCGACGTTTTCAGCATTATGGTGAATTTAACAACGAGGCTGGTAGCGTGATGTTAGTTGATGATTATGGTCATCACCCATCAGAAGTTGCAGCAACAATTAAAGCGGCAAAACAAGGTTGGCCAGATAAACGTTTAGTAATGGCCTATCAGCCCCATCGTTTCACACGTACTCGCGACCTCTATGAGGAATTTGTTGACGTACTAAATCAAGTAGATGAATTGTTGCTGTTAGAAGTGTATGCCGCAGGTGAGGAACCAATTGTCGGCGCTGATAGTAAAAGTTTATGCCGAAGCTTGAGGCAGCGCGGTAAAGAGCCTAGGTATATTGCTTCGCCACAGGAGCTTTTTCCAGCACTGGCAGAAGTATTAAAAGATAATGACTTAGTGTTAACCCAAGGAGCTGGCAATATTGGTCAGTTGGTTAAACAAATTGCAGAAACTGAAATGAACATCACAAAGTTAAAGCAGGTAGCACAATGA
- the mraY gene encoding phospho-N-acetylmuramoyl-pentapeptide-transferase has translation MLMWLAEYLTQFYSGFNVFSYLTFRSILGVLTALMLSLYFGPKLIRRLQLMQIGQTVRDDGPESHLSKSGTPTMGGILILGSIFASTLLWADLSNRYVLVTLFVIGSLGAVGFIDDYRKVVRKNTDGLIARWKYFWQSVIALTAGAFLFYSAALPQETALVVPFFKEVMPQLGLFYIVMAYFVIVGTSNAVNLTDGLDGLAIVPTILVAGAFAFIAYVTSNVNFANYLHIPYIPEASELVVLCTAIVGAGLGFLWFNTYPAQVFMGDVGSLALGGALGIIAVLVRQELVLVIMGGVFVMEALSVILQVGSYKLRGQRIFRMAPIHHHYELKGWPEPRVIVRFWIISVVLVLAGLATLKLR, from the coding sequence ATGTTAATGTGGTTGGCTGAATATTTAACCCAGTTTTACTCTGGCTTTAACGTATTTTCGTACTTAACATTTCGCTCTATTTTGGGTGTATTAACTGCACTTATGCTATCGCTTTATTTTGGTCCGAAATTAATTCGTCGTTTACAACTGATGCAAATTGGTCAAACGGTACGTGATGATGGGCCTGAGTCGCACTTATCAAAATCAGGCACACCAACTATGGGTGGGATTTTGATTTTGGGCTCTATTTTTGCCAGTACATTACTTTGGGCGGATCTCAGTAACCGCTATGTATTAGTTACCTTGTTTGTAATTGGCTCGTTAGGTGCGGTTGGCTTTATTGATGATTACCGCAAAGTTGTTCGTAAAAATACCGACGGCCTCATCGCCCGTTGGAAATATTTTTGGCAATCAGTTATTGCACTCACGGCGGGAGCATTTTTATTTTATAGCGCAGCACTTCCGCAAGAAACAGCGTTAGTTGTGCCATTTTTTAAAGAGGTTATGCCACAGCTTGGGTTGTTTTATATCGTAATGGCTTATTTTGTGATTGTGGGCACTTCGAATGCCGTTAACTTAACTGACGGTTTAGATGGACTCGCTATTGTGCCGACTATTTTAGTTGCAGGTGCTTTTGCTTTTATTGCTTATGTTACGAGTAATGTAAATTTTGCCAACTACCTACATATTCCGTATATCCCTGAGGCTAGTGAGTTAGTTGTACTTTGTACTGCGATTGTTGGTGCTGGCTTGGGCTTTTTGTGGTTTAACACATATCCTGCGCAAGTATTTATGGGTGATGTGGGTTCATTAGCATTAGGTGGTGCCCTTGGTATTATCGCAGTATTAGTGCGCCAAGAGCTCGTGTTAGTCATTATGGGCGGTGTATTTGTTATGGAAGCACTGTCGGTTATTTTGCAGGTTGGCTCTTACAAATTACGTGGTCAGCGTATCTTCAGAATGGCACCTATTCATCATCATTACGAACTGAAAGGTTGGCCAGAACCACGTGTTATTGTGCGTTTTTGGATTATATCAGTTGTGCTTGTTTTAGCTGGCTTGGCAACATTAAAGTTGAGATAA
- the ftsW gene encoding cell division protein FtsW, whose translation MKALELLKAQFHVRSNNLYDVPLIYCMVILVGVGFIMVTSASMPTAIRMFDNPFHFTIRHVVYLVLSLTLLLFSTSLPMSFWKKANLPLLLAGIPMLIAVLIIGREVNGSTRWIGVGPINIQVSEVAKLFFFCYLAGYLVRKKSEVQENLKGFIKPLAVFMVYAFLILMQPDLGTVVVMFVTTIGLLFLAGARLWQFFALMMTGVGLVILLIASSPYRRARITGFMDPWDDPFGKGYQLVQSLMAYSRGDWFGQGLGNSVQKLQYLPEAHTDFIFAILAEETGFIGVFSVLTVLFVLIFRALNIGFNALKAGKEYEGYLALGIAIWFAFQSMVNVGASAGILPTKGLTLPFVSYGGSSLLVMTVAAGILLRVDFEVKMATKQATTRGRKS comes from the coding sequence ATGAAGGCATTAGAGCTCTTAAAAGCACAATTTCATGTGCGTTCAAATAACCTTTACGATGTACCACTGATTTACTGCATGGTTATTTTAGTAGGTGTTGGTTTTATTATGGTGACTAGTGCCTCTATGCCTACCGCGATACGGATGTTTGATAATCCGTTTCATTTTACCATTCGTCATGTCGTTTATTTGGTTTTAAGTTTAACCTTGCTGTTGTTTTCGACAAGCTTGCCAATGAGCTTTTGGAAAAAGGCGAACCTCCCCTTGTTGCTCGCGGGCATTCCAATGTTAATCGCTGTATTGATTATTGGTCGAGAAGTAAATGGCTCGACACGTTGGATTGGCGTGGGGCCAATTAATATTCAAGTTTCTGAAGTGGCAAAGTTATTCTTCTTTTGTTACTTAGCGGGTTACTTAGTGCGTAAAAAGTCAGAAGTGCAAGAAAACTTAAAAGGCTTTATCAAGCCGCTCGCTGTTTTTATGGTATATGCCTTCTTAATTTTAATGCAGCCAGACCTAGGTACAGTGGTCGTTATGTTTGTTACTACAATTGGTTTGCTATTTTTAGCTGGCGCACGTCTATGGCAGTTCTTTGCGTTAATGATGACAGGTGTAGGCTTAGTGATTTTACTCATCGCGAGTTCTCCCTATCGCCGTGCACGTATTACAGGGTTTATGGACCCATGGGATGACCCATTCGGTAAAGGGTATCAGTTGGTGCAATCGTTAATGGCATATAGCCGTGGCGATTGGTTTGGCCAAGGTTTGGGTAACAGCGTACAAAAGCTACAGTACTTACCAGAAGCTCATACAGATTTTATTTTTGCAATTTTAGCTGAAGAGACCGGTTTTATTGGTGTATTCAGTGTATTGACTGTGTTATTTGTACTGATTTTCAGAGCACTCAATATTGGTTTTAATGCGCTAAAAGCTGGTAAAGAGTATGAAGGTTATTTGGCCTTAGGTATTGCCATTTGGTTTGCCTTTCAAAGTATGGTTAACGTTGGTGCGAGTGCGGGGATTTTACCAACCAAGGGGTTAACCCTGCCATTTGTATCATATGGTGGCTCTAGTTTGTTAGTGATGACCGTGGCTGCAGGTATTTTATTGAGAGTGGATTTTGAGGTGAAAATGGCAACAAAACAGGCCACAACACGAGGACGAAAATCATGA
- a CDS encoding UDP-N-acetylmuramoyl-L-alanyl-D-glutamate--2,6-diaminopimelate ligase, whose amino-acid sequence MLPIDRALLAIGEPSCGIETNTLTLDSRAIAPGTAFIAIKGHQLDASRFIDSALTSGASLVLVDSQCEYLPARENVLVIDGLANKLSLFASAFYNKPSAQFKLVGVTGTNGKSTVTSMIANLANAPKQKTGVIGTLGWGQTHDLTALANTTPSAIELQHLFSQMRDYELVAMEVSSHGLVQGRVDDSEFDIAVFTNLSRDHLDYHGTMHAYGEAKLTLLTEFSTKCNVVNFDDAQVKQWLVEKKIPNPVVFGENVPSDNSYPFVSFDNATYSKQGLKCLIRSSWGERQITLPLFGKFNLYNLTAALATLLNLAYDFDWLIDKIEQLDAVVGRMQAFSADNYPTCIIDYAHTPDALEQALVALSHHVGNNITCVFGCGGDRDKGKRPLMAQIAEKYAKRVVVTNDNPRTENADAIAADILTGFQSPEKAVVELDRFAAIKLAITSTSPDGIVLIAGKGHEDYQIIGTNTVHFSDSLAAQQILKGENA is encoded by the coding sequence ATGTTACCTATTGATCGCGCATTGCTCGCAATAGGTGAACCTAGTTGCGGCATTGAAACAAACACTCTGACTTTAGACAGCCGGGCCATTGCGCCCGGTACTGCGTTTATTGCGATTAAAGGTCATCAGCTTGATGCATCGCGTTTTATTGATTCTGCATTGACATCAGGCGCATCACTCGTGTTGGTTGATAGCCAATGCGAATACTTACCAGCGCGTGAAAATGTATTGGTGATTGATGGCTTGGCAAATAAGCTTAGCCTGTTTGCGAGTGCCTTTTATAATAAGCCAAGTGCGCAATTTAAATTAGTCGGTGTAACAGGCACTAATGGTAAATCTACGGTTACCAGTATGATCGCCAATCTTGCTAATGCACCCAAGCAAAAAACAGGTGTTATCGGAACGCTTGGTTGGGGACAAACACATGACCTCACTGCACTTGCAAATACCACACCTTCAGCTATTGAATTACAACATTTGTTCTCGCAAATGCGAGATTATGAACTCGTTGCAATGGAAGTGTCTTCACACGGTTTAGTACAAGGTCGAGTTGATGATAGTGAATTTGATATTGCAGTGTTTACCAATTTGAGTCGAGATCATTTAGATTATCACGGCACGATGCATGCTTACGGTGAAGCAAAGCTTACCTTACTTACTGAGTTTTCGACAAAATGTAATGTCGTTAACTTTGATGACGCGCAAGTAAAACAGTGGTTAGTTGAAAAGAAAATACCTAACCCTGTGGTGTTTGGTGAAAATGTGCCAAGCGACAATAGCTATCCATTTGTTTCATTTGATAATGCAACTTACTCCAAGCAAGGGCTCAAATGCCTTATTCGTTCTAGCTGGGGTGAAAGACAAATTACTTTACCGCTTTTTGGTAAATTTAATCTATATAATTTAACCGCTGCACTCGCGACATTACTGAATTTAGCATATGACTTTGATTGGTTAATTGATAAGATTGAACAATTAGATGCGGTAGTCGGAAGAATGCAAGCTTTCAGCGCAGATAATTATCCAACCTGTATCATAGATTATGCCCATACACCAGATGCATTAGAGCAAGCGCTTGTTGCTTTATCACACCATGTTGGTAACAACATAACATGCGTATTTGGCTGTGGCGGTGATCGCGATAAAGGTAAACGCCCATTGATGGCTCAGATTGCAGAAAAATACGCAAAAAGAGTGGTTGTAACAAATGACAACCCACGCACTGAAAATGCTGATGCTATTGCAGCGGATATTCTTACTGGATTTCAATCCCCAGAAAAAGCGGTGGTAGAGCTTGATCGCTTTGCCGCAATAAAGCTTGCGATTACTTCCACTTCACCTGATGGCATTGTACTTATTGCCGGAAAAGGCCATGAAGACTACCAGATTATAGGCACTAACACAGTTCACTTTAGTGACAGTTTAGCTGCGCAGCAGATTTTAAAAGGGGAAAATGCATGA
- the murG gene encoding undecaprenyldiphospho-muramoylpentapeptide beta-N-acetylglucosaminyltransferase — protein sequence MSKKIMIVAGGTGGHIFPGIAVADYLKEQGWQVVWLGTADRMEADVVPRHNIAIRYIDVKGVRGNGLMRLLKAPFMVIKAIWQARKVMKQEKPDVLLGMGGYVTGPAGVAAKLLGIPLLIHEQNAVAGLSNKLLAKIANQVMAAFPSAFESDNCKIIGNPVRSSVANMQVEKINAQCNVLVVGGSLGAKVFNDELPEVFKQLASESNLAIRHQTGKGHLAEVTTRYEKLDLNAEVNEFIHDMDKAYAWADIVVCRAGALTVSEIAAAGKMAIFVPFPFAVDDHQTANANYLVKQNAALLIQQKNMTKESLVELLKPYVTDKALVIEMAEKAKAAAKLDATRDVANLCIEFSK from the coding sequence ATGAGTAAGAAAATAATGATTGTCGCAGGTGGCACTGGCGGGCATATTTTCCCTGGAATTGCTGTTGCTGATTATTTGAAAGAACAAGGGTGGCAGGTAGTTTGGCTTGGCACCGCTGATAGAATGGAAGCGGATGTTGTACCGCGCCATAATATCGCAATTCGTTATATTGACGTAAAAGGCGTTAGAGGTAACGGATTGATGCGTTTATTGAAAGCGCCTTTTATGGTGATTAAGGCCATTTGGCAAGCGCGTAAAGTGATGAAGCAAGAAAAGCCAGATGTATTATTGGGCATGGGTGGTTATGTAACGGGCCCTGCAGGTGTTGCTGCTAAATTGTTAGGTATACCTTTACTTATTCATGAACAAAATGCCGTAGCAGGGCTGAGCAATAAACTGCTGGCTAAAATCGCAAATCAAGTAATGGCAGCATTTCCGTCTGCATTTGAAAGTGATAACTGCAAAATAATAGGTAACCCTGTACGCAGCAGCGTTGCCAATATGCAGGTTGAAAAAATTAATGCGCAATGCAACGTGTTGGTAGTTGGTGGTTCGCTGGGTGCAAAAGTATTTAATGATGAGTTGCCTGAAGTGTTTAAGCAACTTGCAAGCGAAAGCAATTTGGCAATTCGCCACCAAACAGGTAAAGGCCATTTAGCGGAAGTTACAACACGTTATGAAAAGCTGGACTTAAATGCCGAAGTGAACGAATTTATTCACGATATGGATAAGGCATATGCGTGGGCTGATATAGTTGTTTGCCGTGCAGGAGCGCTTACTGTAAGTGAAATTGCTGCAGCAGGAAAAATGGCGATATTTGTGCCTTTTCCTTTCGCTGTGGATGATCACCAAACTGCCAATGCTAATTATTTAGTAAAGCAAAATGCAGCTTTGCTAATACAGCAAAAGAATATGACAAAAGAGTCTTTGGTTGAATTACTCAAGCCTTATGTCACAGATAAAGCATTAGTAATAGAAATGGCAGAAAAAGCAAAAGCGGCTGCCAAATTAGATGCAACACGCGATGTTGCAAATTTATGTATCGAATTTAGTAAGTAG